The segment caacttttttatTAGAATTTTAATTCTACACGAGCTAAAACttatatattttggtaattttttattgtttaatttaaattttagaattgatttgactaaagttaattattaatattttttatgttttcgtTAATAGAATCAATTTACAAGTAAAATTatacttaaatttaattattaggtGACTTTTCAAATACTATTTTAATTTtgcatttaatttttcaaatttgtgatttgatttgatgaaaattaattgctaatgttattagttaattacaatttttatcaaatactcTAAAACTTTAATTAAATACCAAAAAATTAACTTTGTTAAAAAATATATAgtttttatcaaatataaatgtcaaattaaactaaaaaatagCACAAGTACTACTAAGACTTGTTTGTAGGATCCAAATTAATGTTGATTACATtctcttattatttaatttaatgaaaatttaatctaaaatatataatttatttaaaactaactATAAATTAATTTCTTAGCTCAAAATTCAGATTGAGTTATCCCCAATTTGAAAAAAGATAAAGTGAAATTACAATTCAAAGTTTTTAAAGCAATTTCCGATTCTCAATGCTCCTAGAATGAACAAATACGTAAGTTTTAAGTTATTTGCCAACTTGGATTATATTAAACTCCACCGACATCAGCCAACATGAAAGCCTGTTTTTAATCATCTAAACCAGTGGATTGGTGGGTTTCATGAGTTACATCCTGACCCAAAGGTCAAATTCAAGTCAATAACGAGTCAAACCTAATTCTAAACCAGGGTAAAGATATGCTACCGATTAAGTTGAATGAATCAAAATCCATATCTAGTGGTTAAAAGAATCAGTATAACCATATTGAATTAACAGTGATCAATAATATGACGTTTGCAAAGTGCCCTAAAATATCTGCAATTATTGAGTAAAAAGAAACAATCAAACAGATGGTATTAATTACCTGGAAAATTGGGAGCCTAGGAGCCTGCAGATCAGAACGCAAATCATTGAAAAATCTCTTCAATCTACCTTGATACAATTCAACATCTTGTTTATATATTGTATCAGTCTCCCCTTGATACCAAAGCATCGCTTTATATGCTCCCCCACTCCGCAACGCCATTTGAGCCCTCTTCACCAGCTGTTCGTAAAGGAACCCCCCTTTCTGCCATTGGCTTATATTGGTCCCTCCAATGGCGCAAGGCACCAATCCCACCAACCCAAAGTTTGGGTCCTTTCTCAACACAGCATTGGCAAATGCCATCCCGGGTCCAATCCCATTTGTTTTCTTGGCATCAATGTCAGCATGGATTGGCTCACGGGCTTCAACCCATGCCATGTCCGCACTTAGCTTGAAGATCCAAGGGTTAGGTTGGCATTGTGGAGGAACGTCGCCATCCCATGTGGGAATCCCCCTGACACTGTGATTAGCGACGCCTCCACGACCGGCCATGTTGCTTTGTCCGGCCAGGATAATTATGTTCAACCTTTGTTCAAGTATATTTTGACATGATATAGAGGTGGCGTGAGCCAGAAGAGCCAAGAGAATGAGTGAAAGCATATATCCCGTAGAGGCACTTTGCAAAAGCGAGATCTCTTAGAAGCTTGAAACCAAATATGTTGGCTTCTCATATGGTTATGCGACTCGCATGCATGAAAATAAGAGCCCCATCACAATCAAATTTGTTAGATCATCCACTTTAACTATAATTCATTATCACATCTAATagttaaacttttaattaattttgttagATGGtagagtttaattaaaattaagtaactTCTTCCCATACTTTCCTAACCAATTATCGTATTTTAATTTAGTTGATATATTATTTACACAAATATTTATGTTAATTCGATATATTACTTACACAAACTATATATATACACGAAGATAATATCCACATCATCGCATGGCATACCAGTCATCACGTGTATTTTATTCCAAATGTTGGCTTGGTTGGTGGGGGTTATCAGCCTCGTCCCTCGTCCCTTTTAGGTTAACTGGAATGCCCCAAAAATTTGTACCTATACAGGCTGGCACCCTTACTTTAgctcttttgtttttctttcaaatCATTTAGGCTTAtatctttttaatttgtttttttttaataattgaattttatggttttaattcttAAAGGtatatattaatatagataaTTTTAGATCAATAAAATAATAACTTTGATATATTATTGTTTGTATTTTCATATCACGTGATATAATATGAAATAGTGCCAGGGTCTAACTGGGCAGCACTGACCTCTGTCTTCCCACCCAATGTTCCTTTCATAATCTTATATTATAATAACCTGTAATCGACCAAATCGCGTACTAAAAGGAGATTCAAATCAAACAAACTGAATCCCATATCATCATTACTCTCTTCCTCTAGTTCCTCCTTTTCCTCTGCAGGAGGAGGAGGAGCAACACTGCCTCCACCGCCAGCTACAATAGGTGCAGCTGTCATGACTGGGGTACCAACACCAGCAGCTCTGACGTTGATTCTCAATGTCGCACTTCTCAAAAAGTTTAACAAACACGTTTGGGCCATAAGACTCAACAAACACATTTGCAATTTTAACTAGCGTGGGAATTCTTAGCTGTAATGAGTATCTCATCAAGGATGACAACATAAATTTGTTATAGATTCGActttctatattttatttttattttctataataataattataaaatttgaaatttattatttattaaattagttctcTCTAATAATTTATTATCTTAAATATTAGCAAAATTATTTTCAttcttaaatgaaataaaaataataaaatttagtaatatattgtttcaataaaatatttaagttttatataaatttaatatagttTTCTATCCATGTTTCATGTTGAGTAATATGCTTCAAGTTTCTATActctttatatttttagaatttagtctttatatttttatttttaaattaaaaattcaagTCCAGATTGTTATTATCGTTAAAATTCTTCAATTAAATTTATTAgtgtaacattttaaaatttaaaaaaatactcATTCGATAATCATGTCACAAAATGACTTTCTAAAggacttgaatttaacaaaaaaattaacaatgttaataattcttttaattatgtcAAGATTTTAAttaggaaaaatatttaaattaactaatgacattataaacGTTGATGTATCAAATTATGtccaaaattaaagtataaagatcaaatttcaaatttaagcATAACTAGagtttgaaattaaaatataattatttttatataattaaaaataaagggATCAAAATTGAAATAAACCCATTATTATTAATGATGTAAAAAGGAGCAAATTAAGACGTGTCAAAGAAGGAAGGTGTCtttctttttatatatagtagtatagataataataataatattttattaaataaaaataatattacatttgtaaattttgttaaatatGTAATCTAAATCTcagtaattaatattattaatatattttagtttttaatttaaaaattttaagaaaaaatttaaatatgatatgaatctTAAACATTGTTATAGATGTATAATAACCActtaaatactaaaaaaattgATACATAAATAGGATTGTTATAGAAAAGATTAATTGTATAAAACTGACTAAATACTGAAAAAAAAAGTTGACTAAATGCTTTTATCTCGTAAAAAAGTCTAAAAAAAGATTACATTAGAATTTTGCATGGTTGTTTGAATAAGACCAAGTTAGCTGGTCAGACCAGTTGGATTGAGAATCGACTG is part of the Gossypium arboreum isolate Shixiya-1 chromosome 5, ASM2569848v2, whole genome shotgun sequence genome and harbors:
- the LOC108452229 gene encoding probable carbohydrate esterase At4g34215; its protein translation is MLSLILLALLAHATSISCQNILEQRLNIIILAGQSNMAGRGGVANHSVRGIPTWDGDVPPQCQPNPWIFKLSADMAWVEAREPIHADIDAKKTNGIGPGMAFANAVLRKDPNFGLVGLVPCAIGGTNISQWQKGGFLYEQLVKRAQMALRSGGAYKAMLWYQGETDTIYKQDVELYQGRLKRFFNDLRSDLQAPRLPIFQVVLASGQGRYIEEVREAQLKIELPNVENVDAKGLPLEPDGLHLTTPAQVRLGDMLAHAFLHFQPNPLNTNHSPPIFVPFFFIIAQVFWMVISFS